The Bacteroidales bacterium genome has a segment encoding these proteins:
- a CDS encoding type II toxin-antitoxin system PemK/MazF family toxin, producing the protein MSIKQYEIWTADLNPQIGTEPGKTRPVLIIQTNLLNQIPHPSTIVCPLTTNTNKDSDILRVHLKKGEANLHQDCDVMIDQIRAIDNNRLMKKIGNLPDNLIETVRENLLIIIDLE; encoded by the coding sequence ATGTCGATTAAACAATATGAAATCTGGACTGCTGATTTAAATCCACAAATTGGAACTGAACCCGGAAAAACAAGACCCGTACTTATTATCCAAACAAATCTTCTCAATCAAATTCCACATCCATCAACGATAGTTTGTCCGTTGACGACAAATACCAATAAAGATTCGGATATTTTACGCGTACATTTAAAAAAGGGAGAAGCGAATTTACATCAAGATTGTGATGTAATGATCGACCAAATAAGGGCTATCGATAATAATCGACTCATGAAAAAGATTGGAAATTTACCCGACAACCTGATTGAAACGGTTAGAGAAAATTTATTGATAATTATCGATTTGGAGTAA
- a CDS encoding TlpA disulfide reductase family protein: protein MRKMIIYAFILSMALNSCMNKDGEIKITGKTQGFPDSTKVVLLNFDTKKGVDTTYIVNNEFHCAASSTKVSPHGILIGEGSEKEFLFLFIEDADISITGKKGEIKFAKVIGGEIQKQHSDYFNSKLPMELKFDSITKELMKAMQNQDRDKAESLGQEQDDLIQERTSFGALYIKENPDNLYSAFILEGFLAGLPKSEIKTLYENLSPIIKESDYGKSIAQWLELSKEVKVGDIAENFSLQDITGNKVSLKDFQGKFVLLEFWKIGCPGCVEENKNIVTEYEKYKEKGLEIISIAGGKNIDDLKEASDRFFIKWYSLQDSNTEYGNVGSRYGVTLVPTNFLIDPTGRIIAKDLKGKELKDKLKEIF, encoded by the coding sequence ATGAGAAAAATGATTATTTATGCCTTTATTCTTTCAATGGCTCTAAATTCCTGTATGAATAAAGATGGTGAAATTAAAATTACAGGTAAAACTCAAGGTTTCCCTGATAGTACAAAGGTAGTTCTTTTGAACTTTGATACTAAAAAAGGAGTAGACACCACTTATATTGTAAATAACGAATTTCATTGTGCAGCTTCAAGCACAAAAGTTAGTCCCCACGGAATTCTTATTGGAGAAGGTTCCGAAAAAGAATTTTTATTTCTTTTTATTGAAGATGCTGACATATCGATAACAGGCAAAAAGGGGGAAATAAAATTTGCCAAAGTCATAGGAGGCGAAATACAAAAGCAACATAGCGACTATTTTAATTCAAAACTTCCAATGGAACTTAAGTTTGATAGCATAACCAAAGAACTGATGAAAGCAATGCAGAATCAAGATAGAGATAAAGCCGAATCATTAGGGCAAGAGCAAGATGATTTAATTCAAGAAAGGACATCGTTTGGAGCACTTTATATCAAAGAGAATCCTGATAATCTTTATAGTGCTTTTATCTTAGAAGGCTTTTTGGCAGGGCTTCCAAAATCCGAAATTAAAACACTGTATGAAAACCTATCTCCAATAATTAAAGAATCTGATTACGGGAAATCCATAGCTCAATGGCTGGAACTTAGTAAGGAAGTTAAAGTTGGAGATATAGCAGAGAACTTTTCATTGCAAGACATTACTGGGAATAAAGTTAGTTTAAAGGATTTTCAGGGAAAGTTTGTTTTATTGGAGTTCTGGAAAATAGGTTGTCCAGGATGCGTGGAAGAAAATAAAAATATTGTAACTGAGTATGAAAAGTATAAAGAAAAGGGTTTAGAAATAATCAGTATCGCAGGAGGCAAAAATATTGATGATTTGAAGGAAGCGTCTGATAGGTTTTTCATTAAATGGTATTCATTACAAGATTCAAATACTGAATATGGAAATGTTGGTTCCAGATATGGTGTTACTCTTGTCCCTACAAACTTTTTAATAGACCCAACAGGTAGGATTATTGCAAAAGATTTAAAAGGTAAAGAATTGAAGGATAAGTTAAAAGAGATCTTTTAG
- a CDS encoding BamA/TamA family outer membrane protein yields the protein MRVFFLIFIIPFTFLAHAQDTIPAIADTACIQRDFGDVLRVAFHKPPKELADSTGTILLIPVIGSNPATGFMAGVGGQYAFKLSGDDTRFSMLSGSMQFTTKNQQLFLLKNSVYTKNNKLFFSGDWRYMIYSQSTFGLGTNAPEGGILDYQVSLSGLSTVVDSLAQPLKFNFLRIYQSASYNITRSFYIGLGYYLDSYFGIKDEKLRLNPGDSLITSNYAYSKYYGFNEKKYSSSAIGINLVSDTRDNMINPYKGHFAMISWNGALQLLGSHKSASYFSMEWRSFHPLSHRNPRHLLAFWAMADISPEGGLPYLILPSTAYDQRSRSGRGYTQGRFRGNQMVYGEAEYRFPISQCGGLWGGVVFVNATTANSPIHSLGLFESVKPGYGFGFRFMVDKKSRTNLAIDIGFGEKSTGFYLSASETF from the coding sequence ATGAGAGTATTTTTCCTGATATTCATCATTCCTTTTACATTTCTTGCTCATGCTCAGGATACAATACCCGCTATAGCCGATACTGCCTGCATCCAAAGGGATTTTGGCGATGTACTCCGGGTGGCATTTCATAAGCCTCCAAAAGAGTTGGCCGATTCCACCGGCACTATTTTGCTGATACCGGTCATCGGTTCCAATCCGGCTACTGGTTTTATGGCTGGAGTGGGTGGGCAATACGCGTTTAAACTATCCGGGGACGATACCCGTTTTTCCATGCTATCAGGTAGTATGCAGTTTACTACCAAAAATCAACAACTCTTTCTGTTAAAAAATAGCGTCTACACCAAAAATAACAAACTCTTTTTTTCTGGCGATTGGCGATACATGATCTATTCGCAGTCAACCTTTGGCCTGGGAACCAACGCGCCAGAAGGGGGGATTCTTGATTATCAGGTTAGTCTAAGTGGCCTCTCTACAGTTGTGGACTCTCTGGCTCAACCATTAAAGTTTAACTTCCTGCGCATTTATCAATCTGCTTCTTACAACATAACGCGATCATTTTACATAGGTCTGGGCTATTACCTCGACAGCTACTTCGGGATTAAAGATGAAAAACTTCGTTTGAATCCAGGCGACTCATTGATAACCAGCAACTACGCATATAGTAAGTATTATGGTTTTAATGAAAAGAAATATTCTTCCTCAGCTATCGGTATCAACCTGGTTTCTGACACCCGCGATAATATGATCAATCCATATAAAGGACATTTTGCAATGATTAGTTGGAACGGCGCTCTGCAGTTACTGGGCAGTCATAAATCCGCCAGCTACTTTTCGATGGAGTGGCGAAGTTTTCATCCTTTGTCCCATCGAAATCCACGGCATCTTTTGGCGTTTTGGGCGATGGCAGACATCTCCCCTGAGGGTGGATTGCCCTATCTCATTTTGCCTTCTACCGCTTACGATCAGCGGAGCAGAAGTGGACGAGGTTATACGCAGGGCCGCTTTCGGGGAAACCAAATGGTGTATGGCGAAGCTGAGTATCGTTTCCCGATTTCTCAGTGCGGAGGCCTGTGGGGCGGCGTCGTGTTTGTGAATGCTACCACGGCGAATAGCCCGATACATTCTCTGGGTTTATTCGAATCGGTAAAGCCCGGCTATGGCTTTGGGTTCCGATTTATGGTAGATAAGAAATCGCGTACCAATCTTGCCATCGATATCGGATTTGGCGAGAAATCTACCGGGTTTTATCTTTCGGCATCCGAAACATTCTGA